A genomic stretch from Lysobacter soyae includes:
- the infB gene encoding translation initiation factor IF-2, which produces MSQNTTIRKLAELVNTPVEKLLVQLAEAGMPFDNADQEVTSAQKVKLLGFLRRTHGRAEAAGETEQAPKKITLSRRKVEEITVGGGKNKSTVDVVVRKKVLVRPTEAKAAAPVTDEQAEIQRKLEESRQRNREEQERLAEQDRLLREKIEADKLALEEAKRAAEAAAAQAALDVSTGRGTRNDDDAQGSSRQKPAAAKPSPAKKPTRDDRSTGAQNKKGTSRGDNGMGATPEDDDNAARFAGKMHLSAQDRARRGPAVRGKAKPHRPEQVRTGSGDHGFQRPTAPIIREIQIGDAITVSDLAQKLALKGGDVVKALFKMGVMATVNQSIDHDTAALVTEELGHKAMRATDNDAESDLLAHVEDDNGEAQTPRPPVVTIMGHVDHGKTSLLDYIRRTKVANGEAGGITQHIGAYHVETPKGVISFLDTPGHAAFTSMRARGAKLTDIVVLVVAADDGVMPQTQEAIQHARAAKVPLIVAINKIDKSDANPMNVKNELLTHEVVSEDFGGDTQMVEISAKTGQGIDDLLDAISLQSEVLELKAVATGRAQGIVIESTLDKGRGPVATVLVQRGVLEKGDYLVCGVQYGRVRALFDETGTNVTSAGPSIPVQLLGLSGVPDAGDDFVVVADERLAKDVAQQRDAKRRETRLVAQGGNRMEDIMAQMGEGASQQTLNLVVKADVHGTFQALREALTGLSNNQIRINVIGGGVGGITDSDAQLAATSKAAIIGFNVRADATAKRTIDTHGLDVRYFSIIYDVIDQVKQIASGVLGKEIREEIIGTAAVQQVFRHSKFGSIAGSVVIEGVIRRGKPVRVLRDSTVIFEGDLDSLRRFQENVDEVKQGTECGIGVKGYDQVRPGDQIECFERIEVQRTL; this is translated from the coding sequence ATGTCGCAAAACACCACCATCCGCAAACTCGCCGAACTGGTCAACACGCCGGTTGAGAAGTTGCTTGTGCAGCTTGCTGAAGCGGGCATGCCTTTTGACAACGCCGATCAGGAAGTCACCAGCGCACAGAAAGTGAAGCTGTTGGGCTTCTTGCGCCGCACGCACGGACGCGCTGAAGCCGCTGGCGAGACCGAACAGGCGCCGAAAAAGATCACGCTGTCGCGTCGCAAGGTCGAAGAGATCACGGTCGGCGGGGGCAAGAACAAGTCGACGGTCGATGTCGTGGTTCGCAAGAAGGTCTTAGTGCGTCCGACCGAAGCCAAGGCTGCGGCTCCCGTGACCGACGAACAGGCTGAAATCCAGCGCAAGCTGGAAGAGTCGCGTCAACGCAATCGGGAAGAGCAAGAGCGTTTGGCCGAACAAGATCGACTCCTGCGCGAAAAAATCGAGGCGGACAAGCTGGCGCTGGAAGAAGCCAAGCGCGCTGCCGAAGCGGCAGCGGCGCAAGCGGCCTTGGACGTCTCGACGGGTCGTGGCACGCGCAACGACGATGATGCCCAAGGTTCGTCGCGCCAGAAGCCGGCAGCGGCAAAGCCGTCGCCGGCCAAGAAACCGACCCGCGACGATCGTTCGACCGGTGCGCAGAACAAAAAGGGCACCAGTCGTGGTGACAACGGCATGGGCGCCACGCCGGAAGACGACGACAATGCCGCGCGTTTCGCCGGCAAGATGCATCTGTCGGCGCAGGATCGTGCCCGTCGCGGACCCGCGGTCCGCGGCAAAGCGAAACCGCATCGCCCGGAACAGGTCCGTACCGGTTCGGGTGACCACGGGTTCCAACGTCCGACTGCGCCGATCATCCGCGAAATTCAGATCGGTGACGCGATCACGGTGTCCGACTTGGCGCAAAAGCTTGCGCTCAAGGGCGGTGACGTGGTCAAGGCGCTGTTCAAGATGGGCGTGATGGCCACCGTCAATCAGTCCATTGATCACGACACGGCGGCATTGGTGACGGAAGAGCTCGGCCACAAGGCCATGCGCGCCACCGATAACGATGCCGAAAGCGATTTGTTGGCCCACGTCGAAGACGACAACGGTGAAGCGCAAACCCCGCGTCCGCCGGTCGTGACGATCATGGGTCACGTTGACCACGGCAAGACGTCTTTGCTTGATTACATCCGTCGCACCAAGGTTGCCAACGGCGAAGCCGGTGGCATTACGCAGCACATCGGTGCCTACCATGTTGAAACGCCGAAAGGCGTCATCAGCTTCCTGGATACGCCGGGCCACGCTGCGTTCACATCGATGCGTGCACGAGGCGCGAAGCTGACCGATATCGTGGTGTTGGTTGTCGCAGCAGATGACGGTGTGATGCCGCAAACGCAAGAAGCGATCCAGCACGCACGTGCAGCCAAGGTGCCGCTGATCGTCGCCATCAACAAGATCGACAAGAGCGATGCCAACCCGATGAACGTCAAGAATGAACTCTTGACGCATGAAGTCGTGTCCGAAGATTTCGGTGGCGACACGCAGATGGTTGAAATCTCGGCCAAGACCGGTCAAGGCATCGACGACTTGTTGGATGCCATCTCGTTGCAATCCGAAGTCTTGGAGCTCAAAGCCGTGGCAACAGGCCGCGCGCAAGGCATCGTGATCGAATCCACGCTCGACAAGGGCAGGGGTCCCGTGGCAACCGTGCTTGTTCAGCGCGGCGTGCTGGAGAAGGGCGATTACTTGGTCTGCGGCGTGCAATATGGCCGCGTCCGCGCGCTGTTCGACGAAACGGGCACCAATGTGACCAGCGCCGGTCCTTCGATCCCCGTGCAGTTGCTGGGCTTGTCCGGTGTGCCGGATGCGGGTGACGACTTCGTGGTGGTTGCCGATGAACGCTTGGCGAAGGACGTCGCGCAACAGCGCGACGCGAAACGTCGCGAAACGCGTTTGGTCGCACAAGGCGGCAACCGCATGGAAGACATCATGGCGCAAATGGGCGAAGGTGCTTCCCAGCAGACCCTCAACCTTGTGGTCAAGGCGGATGTCCATGGCACCTTCCAGGCGCTGCGTGAAGCGCTGACCGGTCTGTCCAACAACCAGATCCGGATCAATGTGATCGGTGGCGGCGTCGGCGGCATCACCGATTCCGATGCGCAATTGGCGGCCACGTCGAAAGCGGCAATCATCGGTTTCAACGTCCGTGCGGATGCAACGGCCAAGCGCACGATCGACACACATGGTTTGGATGTGCGTTATTTCTCGATCATCTACGACGTCATCGATCAGGTGAAGCAAATTGCTTCTGGCGTACTGGGCAAGGAAATCCGCGAGGAGATCATCGGTACTGCGGCGGTGCAGCAAGTCTTCCGTCATTCGAAGTTCGGCTCGATCGCCGGCAGTGTCGTCATCGAAGGTGTCATCCGTCGCGGCAAGCCGGTTCGCGTGCTGCGCGACAGCACCGTGATCTTCGAAGGCGACCTCGATTCCTTGCGTCGCTTCCAAGAAAATGTCGATGAAGTGAAGCAGGGCACCGAGTGCGGTATCGGCGTGAAGGGTTACGATCAGGTGCGCCCGGGCGACCAGATCGAATGCTTCGAGCGCATTGAAGTTCAGCGCACTCTCTGA
- the rbfA gene encoding 30S ribosome-binding factor RbfA has protein sequence MAGRKSFHRSDRVAAQLRRDVGTLVHNAMREYGLPSVSVSDVEVTRDLAHAKVFVTAFEKASALETLKALQQLSKELRKALAHMMKLRHVPELHFFYDESLDRGEHIETLLRQLPASDIADADDEADEVDDSEH, from the coding sequence ATGGCAGGCCGCAAGTCCTTCCATCGCAGTGACCGCGTCGCGGCGCAATTGCGTCGCGACGTGGGTACGCTCGTTCACAATGCGATGCGCGAGTACGGCTTGCCTTCCGTCAGCGTGTCTGACGTAGAGGTGACGCGCGACCTCGCGCATGCCAAGGTGTTCGTCACCGCGTTCGAAAAAGCCTCGGCATTGGAAACGCTGAAGGCCTTGCAGCAACTGTCGAAAGAGCTGCGCAAAGCGCTGGCGCACATGATGAAGCTCCGTCATGTGCCCGAGCTGCATTTTTTCTACGACGAATCGCTCGATCGCGGCGAGCATATCGAAACCTTGTTGCGGCAATTGCCCGCTTCCGACATCGCAGATGCCGATGACGAAGCGGATGAAGTCGACGACTCAGAACACTGA
- the truB gene encoding tRNA pseudouridine(55) synthase TruB — translation MTQTSRRIRYRPLHGILLLDKARGPSSNQALQRVRRLFQAEKAGHTGSLDPLATGLLPVCFGEATKIAGGLLGARKAYETVARLGVVTDTDDAEGEILRSCDVPDLTLDQIQTALAELTGHLQQVPPIYSALKRGGEPLYAKARRGEAIDIAPRAVDVHAFELVGAGDLLENVPLLRLHVECGSGTYVRSLVRDLGEKLGCGAHVAELRRLWVDPFREPRMWTYEALQDMVERGGLQTLDACLLPIETGLTAWPEVTVTANQALALARGQRVEAAFPHEGEVAIFDKTGKALGLGWVDETGTLKPKRLFVWTAHLAKTETAQPGV, via the coding sequence ATGACGCAAACGTCGCGCCGCATCCGTTATCGACCCTTGCACGGCATATTGCTGTTGGACAAGGCGCGCGGCCCCAGTTCAAATCAGGCGTTGCAGCGCGTGCGGCGCTTATTTCAGGCCGAGAAAGCCGGTCATACGGGCTCGTTGGATCCCTTGGCCACCGGGTTGCTGCCCGTGTGTTTCGGCGAAGCCACCAAGATCGCCGGGGGATTGCTGGGCGCCAGGAAGGCCTACGAAACCGTGGCCCGTTTGGGCGTGGTCACCGACACAGATGACGCCGAAGGGGAGATCCTGCGCAGCTGTGACGTGCCGGATTTGACGCTGGACCAAATACAAACCGCACTTGCCGAGTTGACCGGGCACTTGCAGCAAGTTCCGCCGATCTACTCGGCACTCAAGCGCGGCGGCGAACCCTTGTATGCGAAGGCGCGTCGCGGCGAAGCAATCGACATCGCGCCTCGTGCGGTCGACGTACATGCGTTCGAGCTCGTCGGTGCGGGCGATTTGCTGGAGAACGTCCCGCTGTTGAGATTGCACGTCGAGTGCGGTTCCGGCACCTACGTTCGAAGCCTTGTGCGGGATCTGGGCGAAAAATTGGGCTGCGGTGCGCATGTCGCCGAATTGCGACGTCTGTGGGTGGATCCCTTCCGCGAGCCGCGGATGTGGACCTACGAAGCGCTGCAAGACATGGTGGAGCGCGGCGGGCTGCAGACCTTGGATGCGTGTCTCCTGCCCATTGAGACGGGTTTGACGGCGTGGCCCGAAGTGACGGTTACCGCCAATCAAGCCTTGGCGTTGGCTCGAGGCCAGCGGGTGGAGGCGGCCTTCCCGCATGAGGGCGAAGTCGCCATTTTCGACAAGACGGGGAAAGCTCTGGGTCTTGGTTGGGTCGACGAAACAGGCACGCTCAAGCCGAAACGCCTGTTTGTGTGGACTGCACATCTGGCCAAGACCGAGACCGCGCAACCCGGCGTGTGA
- the rpsO gene encoding 30S ribosomal protein S15 yields the protein MSIDTSKIIEENKRGANDTGSPEVQVALLTARIEMLTGHFKTHKQDHHSRRGLLKLVNTRRSLLDYLHRKDAERYKALIQKLGLRR from the coding sequence ATGTCCATCGACACCAGCAAGATCATTGAAGAAAACAAGCGTGGCGCCAACGACACCGGCTCGCCGGAAGTCCAAGTCGCGCTGCTTACCGCACGCATCGAAATGCTGACCGGTCACTTCAAGACGCACAAACAAGATCACCATAGCCGCCGCGGTTTGTTGAAACTTGTCAACACCCGTCGCAGCTTGCTCGACTATCTGCACCGTAAGGACGCAGAAAGGTACAAGGCTTTGATCCAGAAGTTGGGTCTGCGCCGCTAA
- the pnp gene encoding polyribonucleotide nucleotidyltransferase — MAKITKSFQYGGRTVTLETGEVARQAGGAVMVSVDGTVVLATAVCAKSAREGQDFFPLTVDYQEKFYAGGRIPGGFFKREGRPTEKETLISRLIDRPIRPLFPEEYKNEVQIIVTLMSLNPEVEGDIPALIGASAALSLCGSPFQGPIAAAKVGYANGQYILNPSVEQLKTSELELVVAGTQDAVLMVESEAKELSEDVMLGAVMFGHRESQVVINAIKEMVAEAGVKASDWEAPAKNESLISELAHAIGDRMKQAYSIIEKADRRVTLGNLRKEISELLNPKGETAGWTPGDVGKEFGEQEYSTMRNSVLQTKKRIDGRGLTDVRPISVKVGVLPRVHGSALFTRGETQALVVTTLGTARDGQIIDDVAGEWKENFMFHYNFPPYSVGETGRFGAPKRREIGHGRLAKRGVLAMMPSLEEFPYTVRVVSEITESNGSSSMASVCGSSLALMDAGVPVKRPVAGIAMGLVKEGNDYVVLSDILGDEDHLGDMDFKVAGSEAGVTALQMDIKIQGITEEIMKVALAQAKEGRLHILGEMSKALTSARSELSEFAPRLLTIKIHPDKIREVIGKGGATIQGITKETGTQIDIQDDGTITIASVNNAAAMAAKTRIEQITSDVEPGRVYEGKVAKIMDFGAFVTILPGKDGLVHVSQISNERVEKVSDKLKEGDLVKVKVLEVDKQGRIRLSMKALDEEAGEAAAAE; from the coding sequence GTGGCAAAAATCACCAAGAGCTTCCAGTACGGCGGTCGCACCGTCACCCTTGAAACCGGCGAAGTCGCACGCCAAGCCGGCGGCGCCGTCATGGTTTCGGTTGATGGCACCGTCGTGCTCGCAACCGCCGTTTGTGCAAAGTCGGCTCGTGAAGGGCAAGACTTCTTCCCGCTGACGGTCGATTACCAAGAGAAGTTCTATGCCGGTGGCCGCATCCCGGGCGGTTTCTTCAAGCGCGAAGGTCGCCCCACTGAAAAGGAAACTTTGATTTCGCGTTTGATCGATCGTCCGATCCGTCCTTTGTTCCCCGAGGAATACAAGAACGAAGTCCAAATCATTGTCACGTTGATGTCGTTGAACCCGGAAGTCGAAGGTGACATTCCGGCGCTCATCGGCGCCTCGGCCGCGTTGTCGCTGTGCGGTTCGCCGTTCCAAGGTCCGATCGCCGCCGCCAAGGTGGGTTATGCAAACGGCCAATACATCTTGAATCCGAGTGTCGAGCAACTGAAGACCTCGGAACTCGAGTTGGTGGTTGCGGGCACGCAAGACGCCGTTTTGATGGTTGAATCCGAAGCCAAAGAATTGTCGGAAGACGTCATGTTGGGCGCGGTGATGTTCGGTCATCGCGAGTCGCAAGTCGTGATCAATGCCATCAAGGAAATGGTTGCGGAAGCCGGCGTCAAAGCCTCCGATTGGGAAGCACCGGCCAAGAACGAATCCTTGATCAGCGAATTGGCGCACGCCATCGGCGACCGCATGAAGCAAGCCTACTCGATCATCGAAAAGGCCGATCGTCGCGTCACCTTGGGCAACCTGCGAAAGGAAATCTCCGAGCTGCTGAATCCCAAGGGCGAAACCGCCGGCTGGACCCCGGGCGATGTCGGCAAGGAATTCGGTGAGCAGGAATACAGCACCATGCGTAATTCGGTGCTGCAAACCAAAAAGCGCATCGACGGTCGCGGTCTGACCGACGTCCGCCCGATTTCCGTCAAGGTCGGTGTGTTGCCGCGCGTGCACGGCTCCGCGCTGTTCACCCGTGGCGAAACCCAAGCCCTGGTGGTGACCACGCTCGGTACCGCACGTGATGGCCAGATCATCGACGACGTCGCCGGTGAGTGGAAAGAAAACTTCATGTTCCACTACAACTTCCCGCCTTACTCCGTCGGTGAAACGGGTCGCTTCGGTGCGCCGAAGCGTCGTGAGATCGGCCATGGCCGCCTTGCCAAGCGCGGCGTGTTGGCCATGATGCCGTCGCTGGAAGAGTTCCCGTACACGGTTCGCGTGGTCTCGGAAATCACCGAATCCAATGGATCTTCGTCGATGGCCTCGGTCTGTGGTTCGTCCTTGGCTTTGATGGACGCCGGTGTGCCGGTGAAGCGTCCGGTGGCGGGTATCGCCATGGGTCTGGTCAAGGAAGGCAACGACTACGTCGTGTTGTCCGACATCCTGGGTGATGAAGATCACCTCGGCGACATGGACTTCAAGGTGGCCGGTTCCGAAGCAGGCGTCACCGCTTTGCAAATGGACATCAAAATCCAAGGCATCACCGAAGAAATCATGAAGGTTGCCTTGGCTCAAGCCAAAGAAGGCCGTCTGCATATCCTCGGTGAAATGTCCAAAGCCCTGACGAGCGCACGTTCGGAACTCTCCGAATTCGCCCCGCGTCTGTTGACCATCAAGATCCACCCGGACAAGATCCGCGAAGTGATCGGCAAAGGCGGCGCCACGATTCAAGGCATCACCAAGGAAACGGGCACGCAGATCGACATCCAAGACGATGGCACGATCACCATCGCCTCGGTCAACAACGCGGCCGCCATGGCTGCGAAGACCCGCATCGAACAAATCACCAGCGATGTCGAACCGGGCCGCGTTTACGAAGGCAAGGTTGCCAAGATCATGGACTTCGGTGCATTTGTCACCATCCTGCCGGGCAAAGACGGCTTGGTTCACGTGTCGCAAATTTCCAACGAACGTGTGGAAAAAGTCAGCGACAAGTTGAAGGAAGGCGATCTGGTCAAGGTCAAAGTGTTGGAAGTCGACAAGCAAGGTCGTATCCGCTTGTCCATGAAGGCATTGGATGAAGAAGCTGGTGAGGCTGCTGCAGCCGAATAA
- a CDS encoding DegV family protein, protein MRIGYVVDAGCDLPQSIIEQENIVVLPIAVRIGDQLINDNRQDAVIEQFLESGIAKDAAEAETIPYTVEQISELFLNQLVVDYDYVMVQTIAASRSPIYERCVQASFKILSDYHAVREAAGHTTPFNMRVVDTGSLFSGQAIAAWEAVNLRHNGTSMQSIRTRIDRVTANTHAMLVTPDLYYVRNRGRAKGDRSVSLFSAALGTTLDIKPLLYANRGVTKPIAKIRGFEPACEKMFNHVTRAVGQGLLAPVVSISYGGHLDEMRKLPGYASLKQACANNGVTLLEAMMSLTGLINIGAGTLTVSFAQENMSSFD, encoded by the coding sequence ATGCGCATTGGATATGTTGTCGACGCCGGTTGCGATTTGCCGCAGTCGATCATCGAGCAGGAAAACATCGTCGTTTTGCCGATTGCGGTCCGCATCGGCGATCAACTGATCAATGACAACCGCCAAGATGCGGTGATTGAGCAATTTCTTGAAAGCGGCATCGCCAAGGATGCCGCCGAAGCTGAAACCATTCCTTACACGGTCGAGCAGATTTCCGAGTTGTTCCTGAATCAACTCGTTGTGGATTACGACTATGTGATGGTTCAGACCATTGCCGCTTCAAGAAGTCCGATTTACGAACGCTGCGTCCAAGCCAGTTTCAAGATTTTGAGTGACTATCACGCGGTCCGTGAGGCCGCCGGTCATACCACGCCTTTCAACATGCGCGTCGTCGACACCGGCAGTCTGTTTTCCGGCCAAGCCATTGCCGCATGGGAAGCCGTCAATTTGCGACATAACGGCACCTCCATGCAATCCATTCGCACTCGCATCGATCGAGTCACCGCGAATACGCATGCCATGCTCGTGACCCCGGACCTTTACTACGTGCGCAACCGCGGTCGCGCCAAGGGTGATCGCAGCGTCAGTCTATTCAGTGCGGCACTCGGCACCACGCTGGATATCAAACCCCTGCTGTACGCCAATCGCGGTGTGACCAAGCCGATTGCCAAAATCCGCGGGTTCGAACCGGCCTGTGAAAAGATGTTCAACCACGTCACGCGTGCTGTCGGCCAGGGACTCTTGGCGCCGGTTGTGTCGATCAGCTACGGCGGCCATCTGGATGAGATGCGCAAGCTGCCGGGCTATGCCAGCCTCAAGCAGGCTTGTGCGAACAACGGCGTGACCTTGCTCGAGGCGATGATGAGCTTGACCGGTCTGATCAACATCGGTGCGGGCACGTTGACAGTGTCGTTCGCGCAGGAAAACATGAGTAGCTTCGACTAA
- the dinB gene encoding DNA polymerase IV, which yields MPSSATTTARKIIHVDMDAFYASVEQRDAPELRGRPVVVAWRGARSVVCAASYEARTFGVRSAMPAVRAERLCPEAVFVPPDFSRYKAVSAQIREIFSRYTALVEPLSLDEAYLDVTHPHLDLGSATAIAERIRREIFLETGLTASAGVAPNKFIAKIASDVNKPDGLFVVKPQQVDAFLLDLPLARLPGVGKVTEGRLSLLGFKTCGDVRGADLRVMEQHFGKWGKRLHELAHGHDERAVLPERATLQISSEDTFAVDLPMGQFDETLEALSGKTWQAYERELARHPDRHARTVVLKLKTAGFRTLTRSITETPFPTNAAELFLRAQALCRRIDLPEDTRYRLVGIGVSGFHDGARFDDSLAGQLFDTDAAQG from the coding sequence ATGCCGTCGTCCGCAACAACCACCGCTCGAAAAATCATCCATGTGGATATGGATGCGTTTTATGCCTCCGTCGAGCAACGAGACGCCCCGGAACTGAGGGGGCGTCCCGTGGTGGTCGCTTGGCGTGGCGCACGCTCGGTGGTTTGCGCGGCCAGTTACGAGGCACGCACGTTCGGCGTGCGTTCCGCGATGCCGGCCGTACGCGCCGAACGCTTGTGTCCGGAGGCGGTATTCGTGCCGCCGGATTTCAGCCGCTATAAGGCAGTGTCCGCTCAGATTCGGGAGATATTCTCCCGCTACACAGCCTTGGTGGAACCGCTCTCGTTGGATGAGGCGTATCTCGATGTCACGCATCCGCACCTCGATTTGGGTAGCGCCACCGCCATTGCCGAACGCATCCGGCGCGAAATATTCCTCGAAACCGGCCTGACCGCCTCTGCCGGCGTCGCCCCCAACAAGTTCATTGCCAAGATCGCTAGCGACGTCAACAAGCCCGACGGTTTGTTTGTGGTCAAGCCGCAGCAGGTGGACGCGTTCTTGCTCGATCTGCCGCTGGCGCGGCTGCCGGGCGTTGGCAAAGTCACAGAAGGTCGCCTGTCCCTTTTGGGCTTCAAGACTTGTGGCGACGTGCGGGGCGCCGACTTGCGAGTGATGGAGCAACATTTTGGAAAGTGGGGCAAACGCCTGCACGAGCTCGCACACGGTCACGATGAGCGCGCGGTCCTGCCGGAGCGCGCAACTTTGCAGATCTCCAGTGAGGACACGTTTGCCGTAGACCTTCCCATGGGGCAGTTCGACGAGACGCTCGAAGCCCTTTCAGGCAAAACCTGGCAGGCGTATGAACGGGAGCTTGCGCGCCACCCCGACCGGCACGCACGAACCGTGGTGCTGAAGCTGAAAACCGCCGGATTTCGCACCCTGACGCGCTCCATCACCGAGACCCCCTTCCCCACCAACGCAGCAGAACTTTTTCTTCGTGCCCAAGCCTTGTGCCGACGGATCGATCTGCCCGAGGACACGCGCTACCGCTTGGTCGGCATCGGGGTATCGGGATTTCACGACGGCGCCCGATTCGACGATTCCCTGGCTGGACAGCTTTTCGACACGGATGCCGCGCAAGGCTGA
- a CDS encoding ABC transporter permease yields MDANQDLQFDELKRALNAVTERLSSDAREKHALQRVRKAKHFRRSLWPLYLGQLVQIVFGILMILLGVAGWTQHRDGGWLLWSGIIVHAYGVACIIAAGMLLGRLSSLDPTQAVTDLQHKLAMARKTYVIGGMVVGLCWWLFWIPFMATGIDVLTHGKVDFLSRMGASIWICIAVGVAGLCATAWFHRWSRQPSRPGLKRAMEDAVTGGTLVKAQKNLDALKAFEEV; encoded by the coding sequence ATGGACGCAAACCAAGATCTGCAATTCGATGAGCTCAAGCGGGCCCTCAATGCCGTCACAGAGCGATTGTCGAGCGACGCGCGGGAAAAGCATGCGCTTCAACGCGTACGCAAAGCCAAGCATTTCCGCCGCTCGCTTTGGCCCTTGTACTTGGGTCAACTGGTTCAAATCGTTTTCGGCATCCTGATGATCTTGCTGGGCGTCGCAGGATGGACACAACATCGCGATGGTGGCTGGCTGCTGTGGTCGGGCATCATCGTCCATGCCTATGGTGTCGCCTGCATCATTGCGGCGGGCATGCTACTTGGACGTCTTTCCAGTCTGGATCCCACTCAGGCAGTCACGGACCTGCAACACAAACTCGCGATGGCACGAAAAACCTATGTGATCGGCGGCATGGTCGTCGGCTTGTGCTGGTGGTTGTTCTGGATCCCGTTCATGGCAACAGGCATTGATGTGCTGACGCACGGCAAGGTCGATTTCCTGTCACGGATGGGCGCGTCAATTTGGATTTGCATCGCCGTCGGGGTTGCCGGACTGTGTGCCACCGCCTGGTTTCATCGCTGGTCGCGGCAGCCGTCAAGGCCCGGACTCAAGCGCGCCATGGAAGATGCCGTGACCGGCGGCACCTTGGTCAAAGCGCAAAAGAATTTGGACGCATTGAAAGCATTTGAGGAAGTTTGA
- a CDS encoding RNA polymerase sigma factor yields MSIAHPHPATDNAQANDFLRLLDAHIGILHKVTATYAWTPEDRSDLAQDIRASLWESWPKYDGNRPFSTWMYRVALNVAISEVRRKTRINQHHVAFDPAVHDLAVTGVNDASADPVQRLNQALNALDVYNRALLVMHLDDLSHRDIGEVLGISESNVATKLNRIKQRLKTLFANSRES; encoded by the coding sequence ATGTCCATCGCTCACCCCCACCCTGCCACTGACAACGCGCAAGCGAATGACTTTCTGCGCCTGTTGGATGCGCACATCGGCATCCTGCATAAAGTGACGGCCACATATGCCTGGACACCGGAAGATCGTTCGGACTTGGCTCAGGACATTCGCGCGTCGCTTTGGGAAAGTTGGCCGAAGTACGACGGGAACCGGCCGTTCTCCACGTGGATGTATCGCGTTGCGTTGAATGTGGCGATATCGGAAGTCCGGCGGAAGACGCGAATCAATCAACATCACGTGGCATTCGACCCTGCCGTGCACGACCTTGCTGTAACCGGTGTTAACGACGCTTCAGCAGATCCGGTGCAGCGGCTCAATCAAGCGTTGAACGCCCTTGACGTGTACAACCGCGCCTTGCTGGTCATGCATTTGGATGATCTGAGCCATCGTGACATCGGCGAGGTCCTCGGCATTTCAGAAAGCAATGTCGCCACCAAGCTCAATCGCATCAAACAGCGATTGAAAACCCTTTTCGCCAATTCACGGGAGTCCTGA
- the pssA gene encoding CDP-diacylglycerol--serine O-phosphatidyltransferase, with translation MQESPNKPRHFSMFRDFHLADWFTLGNAFCGTGAVFAAMRFLQEGNMRDLMVGMALIPLAFVLDALDGRIARWRNVSSVLGRELDSLADVISFGVAPAALAYACGLQGGWDWIVLSYFVCCGVSRLARYNVTAESLSGAEGKVKYFEGTPIPSSLLLVVILAIAAWRGSIGQNIWFGAVQLGPWQLHPLVLVFALSGSLMVSKTLRIPKP, from the coding sequence ATGCAGGAATCCCCAAACAAGCCCCGCCACTTCTCGATGTTCCGCGATTTTCACTTGGCGGACTGGTTCACCCTCGGCAATGCGTTCTGCGGGACAGGCGCGGTTTTCGCCGCCATGCGCTTCCTGCAGGAAGGCAACATGCGGGATTTGATGGTCGGCATGGCATTGATTCCGCTGGCCTTCGTTTTGGACGCACTGGACGGTCGCATCGCGCGGTGGCGCAATGTGTCGTCCGTGTTGGGTCGGGAACTGGATTCCCTGGCCGATGTCATTTCCTTCGGGGTGGCCCCTGCGGCGCTGGCCTACGCATGCGGCCTCCAGGGGGGTTGGGATTGGATAGTTCTGAGTTATTTCGTTTGTTGCGGCGTCAGTCGTCTGGCGCGTTACAACGTCACTGCGGAGTCGTTGTCGGGCGCCGAGGGCAAGGTCAAATACTTCGAAGGCACGCCGATTCCCAGCAGTTTGCTGCTTGTCGTGATATTGGCAATCGCCGCTTGGCGCGGATCGATCGGCCAGAACATTTGGTTCGGTGCCGTCCAACTCGGACCTTGGCAATTGCATCCGCTGGTGCTGGTATTCGCACTGTCCGGATCACTCATGGTCAGCAAAACATTGCGTATTCCGAAACCCTGA